Sequence from the Nitrospinaceae bacterium genome:
TGTCCTGACCAACTTGGAATTCCTTCCTAAGGATCATGCCCATTTGATCACATTGAATTCAGAGATCAAATTTTCTGAGAAAACAGTTCTGTTTGAAAGCGGAAGTCTGGCTTCCGACAAATCCGGTGTTCTGTTCGACGGCATATTTGAGTGGGGAGACCGGCCCACAGTAGATTTAAAAATATCCGGAAAACGGCTGGTGCTGGAAGAATTATTGCCTGCAAAAACCGCAGACGGGGGGGACCTTGGCAAGTATCTCAATGAATCGCCGCTGTTTTCCAAAGGGTCGTCACGAATTTCTTTCGAACTCGACGAGTTGGGCTATAAACTTCTGACCCTGAAAACGGTTGCAGGGGCTGTTTCCGTGGAAAAAAAGAAATTTAAAATCAATAAACTGGAAATTGGAAAAGACAGCCGTTTGCGGGGCCGGGGAATGTTCGAACTGGAGGGAGACGAGTCTTTACGGTTCAAAGGGCTGATCCAGGCGGAACAAATACCCGCACAAGATTTCTTTGCTCTATTTGGCGATACATTTCGCAATGGAATGACGGGTCAGTTGAAAACTTTAGATGTCCGGGTGAAAGGGCAGGGGAAAGGGTTGCAGGAGATCGGAAAATCGCTGATGGTTAAGTCCTCCTTCGATTTTCGATCCGGGCAGATCGACCACGAAAGATTGAAAGTAGGAACTCTGCGCTTGTTTGGATTTCAGGAAGAAATCGATGAGCAGAATGAAAGCTCCTTAAAGGATAATTTTTCTAAATACGAGCAGATTGCGGGAAATTTCATGCTTGTCAACGGAATTGGTGAAACGGAAAACTTTATTTACGAAAACGACAAGCGAAGAAGTTCGCTGGTGGGGACCTTTGATTTAAACAAATACGAAATGGACACCGTGCTGGGTGTTGCGCCGATGGCGGCTCTTGATAAGATTTTAACGAAGATTCCGGTATTCGGGAAAATCATCACCGGCGGCGATGAAGAAAGTCTGGTGAAAACCTACTTTACGGTAAAGGGAAAGTTCGACAAACCCGAGATCAAGTCCATTCCGTTCACCTCACTGACTAAAAAAGTTGTCGGTATTTTCCAGGGAATACTGCAAACGCCGGAATTTATTTTGAACCCTGCCGGGGAAGAAACCAATTAGCCTCAAATGTAGACAATGTCTGTAGGTCCGGTAGGCTAAACCGGCTAAAAAATTGATAGGGAGAGAAACCCTCTTTAGGAATTTTTAATTTCGCCGGGAGAGGTCTGGTTTTGAATTTTGTTGAATACAGCTAAGGCCTGGGCCACCATAGACCCTATATCGCCGGTTTTTTCAGGCAGTAAGACAGTGTTCGTTTCCTTGGCCAGGTTTGAAAATGCGTCGATATACTGCTCAGCCAATCGAAGTGCCACGGCTTTTTCCCCGCCGGATTTTTGAATGGCGGAAGCGACGAGTTCGATACCTTCAGCCGTTGCTCTGGCCACGGCCAATATGGCCTCAGCTTCTCCCTTGGCCCGATTGACCTGATCCGTCATGGCCGCTTCCGATTGCAAAACCACATCTCTTTTCCCGCCTTCCGCAATATTGATTTGCGATTGGCGCTTTCCTTCAGAATCTAGAATCTCCGCCCGTTTCTGTCTCTCTGCCGCCACCTGAAGTTCCATTGCGTGCCTGACATTATCAGGCGGAGTGATATCCTTAATTTCATAACGCAAACATTGGATACCCCATGCATTGGACGCATCGTTAATAGATTGGACAATATTGGTATTTAAGGATTCCCTTTCTTCGAAGGTTTTGTCTAAAGTCATCTTGCCCAATTCAGATCGCATGGTTGTTTGCGCCAATTGACTAACAGCATATTTGGGATCACGCGCCCCGTAAGAAGCTTGCTTGGGGTCAGTAATTTTCAAATACAGAATCCCGTCAATAATCAAAGTCACATTGTCTCTGGTAATGGCCGTTTGACTGGGGATATCGACGGCGTTTTCTTTTAAAGAATGACGGTAAGCTACTTTGTCAACGAAAGGGATTATGAAATGAAGACCCGCAGTCAATGTTTGATTGAATCGACCCAGGCGCTCTATAACCCAGGCGTTCTGTTGAGGAACCAGCTTAATGCCATTCCAGGCCGTCAGGAAAATTATAAAAGCGATTGCAAGTGTGATTTCTATGGATTCCATAAATGTCCCTGAAGCAGTAGGGTTTGAAACAAGTCTATCGGTCCGGTTTTGCCTGGACAATCAATATTCCTTTAGAAACTCCTGTGATGATCACTTCTGTTTCAGGGGCAATCCTATCCAACCCTTTGGCTTCCTGATCCAGTTGACATTTCATAATGGTTCCGGACCATTTAACCTGCCCTAACTTTCCTTTTTCGATAGTTTGACCAAAGACAACAGCCGTGCTTCCAATCATATCGTTGAAGCCCGATTCTTTTCCCGAAATAAAATTTTTCAAGGGTTTCCATAGTATAGCTGTCCAAAAAGCCGTGGAGAGGAAAAATAAAATAAATTGACCGGACAGGCTGTCTACCCAACCTGCAATAAGACCCGCGCCCACGCTAATAGCTCCCAAACCAGCAAAAAGAAAACCGATTCCCGGGGCTAAAGCCAATTCAAGAATAATCAGAATCACGCCGACAGCCAACCAAATGGAGCCCGGATTCAAGGTGGATAGAAATTCATTCATGAAAGTGGGGTTTTATGTTGACGGTTCAGGAGTTCGGGAAAGCCAGCAAGCTGAGTCTATTATAAATACCCAGACGATGCAAATTACCAGGACCCAATGAATGGGGTCTCTTGGGCAACTTTGGGAAAACGGATTTGTTAGCGCGATTGAATATTGACGACCTGAAAATTTCCCGGAATTTGGCTGAGGTGAGAGGTCATGACCGATGTGATGACGGCGATGTCTTCATCCGCTTCTGCCGCGGGTTGCGAGGTCGCTGCCGGTTGCGCTTTAGGAGCGGGTTTGGGTGGTTCGACGTAAGGGATGAAGTGGACCAGCAGCTTGATCGAAAAAATAAGAATGGTCAGGACAAGAAAAATGACACATATGGCTATTCCTGAAACCGTGAGGGATGTCATGATAAGATCGTTCATCGTAATTCCCTAGGGTTGAGACAGTGGCAAAGTGATCGCTTCGATCGCCGCATGGGGTTCAGGCCCCGGTATTCCGCCAAACAGAGAAAGAAAGACGCCCGCCGCCACGGCACTGCCAATGACTCCCGCCACATTGGGCCCCATCGCGTGCATCAACAGAAAATTGGTGTGGTCTTCTTCGGACCCTACCTTTTGAGAAACACGCGCCGCCATCGGAACCGCAGAAACGCCGGCCGAACCGATCAAAGGATTCACCCTTCCGCCGGTGGCCTTGCACATGATTTTCCCGAAAAGCACGCCCCCGGCAGTGGCCATGCAAAAAGCCAGCAAGCCCAGAACAATGATTTTGATGGTTTCCAATTGCAGGAAGGATTCCGCGGTCATAGACGACCCTACCGCTAACGCTAACAGGATAGTCACAATGTTAATCAGGTGCGTTTCCGAGGTTTCGTGCAGTCTGGCGGTGACCCCGCTTTCCCGGAACAGATTTCCAAGCATCAACATCCCTAAAAGAGGGGCGACACCGGGCAACATTAAACAGATGACAATGGTGGTCACAACGGGGAACAGGATTTTAACCGTTTGAGAAATCGGCTTCAACTGTTCCATTTTGATCTTTCGCTCTTTCTCGGTGGTCAACCATCGCATGATGGGGGGTTGAATCAATGGAACCAGAGACATATAAGAATAGGCCGCGACCGCAATGGGAGCTAAAAGATGAGGAGCGAGTTTGCTGGCGATAAAAATGGATGTGGGTCCGTCGGCACCGCCGATGATACCGATGGCGCTGGCTTCTTTCAGATCAAACCCCAGATACACCGCTCCCACCAGGGTGGTATAAACTCCAATTTGTGCCGCCGCTCCCAACAATAACGTCGATGGGTTGGCCAGCAGGGGGCCAAAGTCCGTGAGTGCGCCGACGCCAAGAAAAATCAGAGGCGGCAGGATTTCGTATTTCACCCCTTGATAGAAAAAATTGAGCAAGCCGCCGTCATCGGTGCTCATCATCATGCTGAGCGGCAGATTAGCCAGCAGGCATCCAAAGCCGATGGGCAGGAGCAGAAGAGGTTCAAATTTTTTCCAGATGGCGAGGTAGATCAATACGCAGGCAACGACCAGCATCACCACCTGGCCAGGCACGATGGCCGTGAACCCGGTCGAATTCAGAATTTGGGTTGCCGCCCCTTCGAAGCTGAGGTCCATTATCCTATAATGAGGAGTTCGTCGCCGGTTTTAATGCCGTCCCCCTCCCTGACAGAGATTGACTGAACGGTTCCGCTGACGTTGGACTTTACATCCGTTTCCATCTTCATGGATTCCAGAACAATCAACACATCTCCAGGGTTGACCGGATCACCCACCTTGCATTTGATGGAAAAAACCGAACCTGGAAGCGGAGAGGTGAGAACCTCTTTTGCGGCCCCGCTTGCGGCAGGCGGCGGTGCGGCCTGAGAAGCGGGAGCAGGCTGAGGTGCCGTTGGAGCCGTGGGTGCCTGGGACGCTGCGGCGGAGCCAGCCGGTGCGACTTCCACCTGGTAACTGCGGCCATTGACGTTTACGTTGTACATCGCATGAACTGCGGGGGCCTGCGATTGTGCCGCCGGGGCGGAGGCCGGCGCGGACGCCGCCGGAGCTGGTTTTGGTGGAGGTGCAGAAGCCTTGGGCACAGCGGCATTCGGATTGTTGCGCGTTTCAAAAAAATTGAGAGCCACCTTGGGAAATAAAGCGTAAGTGAGGCGGTCGTCCTCCGAGGTGTGCTTGTTCCCAAGCTCTGTCGTCACCGTTTTCCATTCCGGTTCCAAAAGATCGGCCGGTCGGCAGTCTATGACTTTTTCATTCTGCGAAACCTTAGCCAGTAATTCCTCGTTCAGGGGCCCAGGGAGTTTTCCGTATTTCCCCAGAACACAGCCGCGGGTTTCCTTGGTGATAATTTTATAACGTTCGCCGGTGAGCACGTTCAGCGTTGCCTGGGAACCGACAATCTGACTGGTCGGGGTCACCAGAGGCGGGTATCCCATGTCCTTGCGGACGCGCGGAACTTCTGCCAAAACCTCATCCAGCTTGTCCAGGGCATTTTGTTCCCTCAGTTGATTTTCCATGTTGGAAATCATTCCGCCCGGAATCTGGGATTTCAGGATATTGATATCAACACCTTTAAAATCGCTTTCAAACTCAGCGTAGTTTTTTCGAACCTCTTCGAAATAATCCGAAATTTCCTCAAGTAAGTTAAGGTCAAGA
This genomic interval carries:
- a CDS encoding paraslipin produces the protein MESIEITLAIAFIIFLTAWNGIKLVPQQNAWVIERLGRFNQTLTAGLHFIIPFVDKVAYRHSLKENAVDIPSQTAITRDNVTLIIDGILYLKITDPKQASYGARDPKYAVSQLAQTTMRSELGKMTLDKTFEERESLNTNIVQSINDASNAWGIQCLRYEIKDITPPDNVRHAMELQVAAERQKRAEILDSEGKRQSQINIAEGGKRDVVLQSEAAMTDQVNRAKGEAEAILAVARATAEGIELVASAIQKSGGEKAVALRLAEQYIDAFSNLAKETNTVLLPEKTGDIGSMVAQALAVFNKIQNQTSPGEIKNS
- a CDS encoding glutaconyl-CoA decarboxylase subunit beta, giving the protein MDLSFEGAATQILNSTGFTAIVPGQVVMLVVACVLIYLAIWKKFEPLLLLPIGFGCLLANLPLSMMMSTDDGGLLNFFYQGVKYEILPPLIFLGVGALTDFGPLLANPSTLLLGAAAQIGVYTTLVGAVYLGFDLKEASAIGIIGGADGPTSIFIASKLAPHLLAPIAVAAYSYMSLVPLIQPPIMRWLTTEKERKIKMEQLKPISQTVKILFPVVTTIVICLMLPGVAPLLGMLMLGNLFRESGVTARLHETSETHLINIVTILLALAVGSSMTAESFLQLETIKIIVLGLLAFCMATAGGVLFGKIMCKATGGRVNPLIGSAGVSAVPMAARVSQKVGSEEDHTNFLLMHAMGPNVAGVIGSAVAAGVFLSLFGGIPGPEPHAAIEAITLPLSQP
- the oadA-2 gene encoding oxaloacetate decarboxylase, translated to MGVPPRPIKITEVVLRDAHQSLLATRMRTEDMLPIAEKLDQVGFFSLEMWGGATFDSCIRFLNEDPWDRLRKLKQKIPNTPFQMLLRGQNCVGYRHYADDIVERFVKHSADEGMDIFRIFDALNDFRNIKTAVDTVKKCNKVVEGTISYTVSPVHSLELYIKMAKQLEDMGSDILCIKDMAGLLAPKVTFDLISEIKKNTKLPVHLHSHSTTGLAGMNIQCAIDAGVDMVDTAISSLSMGTSHYPTESLVAALQGTSYDSGLDLNLLEEISDYFEEVRKNYAEFESDFKGVDINILKSQIPGGMISNMENQLREQNALDKLDEVLAEVPRVRKDMGYPPLVTPTSQIVGSQATLNVLTGERYKIITKETRGCVLGKYGKLPGPLNEELLAKVSQNEKVIDCRPADLLEPEWKTVTTELGNKHTSEDDRLTYALFPKVALNFFETRNNPNAAVPKASAPPPKPAPAASAPASAPAAQSQAPAVHAMYNVNVNGRSYQVEVAPAGSAAASQAPTAPTAPQPAPASQAAPPPAASGAAKEVLTSPLPGSVFSIKCKVGDPVNPGDVLIVLESMKMETDVKSNVSGTVQSISVREGDGIKTGDELLIIG